The Dietzia sp. ANT_WB102 region CCTGGGCCTGCGGTCCCTTCTGCCCCTCGCCGACCTCGAACTCGACGCGCTGGTTCTCCTCGAGCGACTTGAAGCCCGAGCCCTCGATGGAGGAGTAGTGGACGAAGAGGTCGGCGGATCCGTCCTCAGGGGCGATGAACCCGTAGCCCTTCTCCGCGTTGAACCACTTGACGGTGCCCTGTGCCATATCTGATGCGTTCCTTTTCCGTACTGCCAGGTGCGACTCGCGGGATGGCCACGCGTGTCGGGCCGGCGACCCCGGCCGCGGCTGCCCGCGGACGGTGATGACGACCGGCTCCAGTACACCATGACGGCAGCAGGAGGAGAACAGATCCGGGGCAGGACGCTCGCACCCGACGGGAATTCGCTGCCGCCCGCCGGCCGCCCCCACCCGCGGCGGCTGCCCGCGCTCCCACCCGGCGAGGCGGTCAGAACGCCGCGCTCCCTCTACGGTCGAGGGGTGACGACTTACGGACGCGAACTCCTGGGCCACCTGCTCGAGCAGATGCCGGCCGGGCCGTCGCCGCTCACACATGCCGTGGACCTGCCCGCCCGCGACGCCCGGTATGACGACTGGCCTTCCTGGACTCACCCCGGTCTGGCCGACGAGCTACGCGGCCGCGGGGTCGACCGCCCGTGGGCTCACCAGGTGGCCACGGCCGAACACGCCCACGCCGGCCGCAACGTGGTGGTCGCGACGGGCACCGCGTCGGGCAAGTCCCTCGGTTACCAACTGCCCGCGCTCAGCGCGCTCGCGGCGGACCGCAACGCCTGCGTGCTGTACCTGGCCCCGACCAAGGCCCTCGGGCAGGACCAGCTGTCGTCTGTCATCTCACTGGTGGACGCCGTGCCCGCGCTCTCCCACGTGGCACCTGCCTCCTACGACGGTGACACCCCGACCGATGCCCGACCCTGGATCCGGGAGAACTCCAGATGGATCGTCACCAATCCCGACATGCTCCACCTGTCATTGCTCGGCAGGGCCCGGCAATGGACTCGGATTCTTCGGGGGCTCCGTTTTGTCGTCGTCGATGAATGTCATTCCTACCGTGGCGTGTTCGGCTCCAACGTCGCCCTCGTCCTGCGCCGGCTCGACCGCCTCGCACGGGCGCTCGGTGCTGCCCCGACATTTATCCTGGCCTCGGCCACCACCTCGGACGCCGGCGTCGCCGCGACCACTCTGGTCGGCCGCGACTGCGTGGAGGTCACCGACGACGCCTCTCCACAGGGCGGGCGGACCGTCGCCCTGTGGGAGCCGCCGCTGATGGAGGGCCTGTCCGGCGAACATGGGGCCCCTGTCCGGCGGCCCGCGCCGGTCGAGGCGTCCACACTGATGGCCACCCTCGTCGCCGAGGGCGCGCGGACCCTGACCTTCGTCCGGTCCCGGGCTGGCGCCGAGTCCACCGCGCTGCGCGCCCGCGAACGGTTGGCCTCCGAGCATGGCGCCCGCGGCCGCGAACTGGCCGGACGGATCGCCGCCTACCGCGCCGGGTACCTCGCCGACGACCGCCGCGCCCTCGAGCGCGGCCTCGCCGACGGGGAGCTGGTGGGGGTGGCGTCGACGTCGGCGCTTGAGCTGGGCGTGGACATTTCCGGGCTCGACGCCGTGGTCAGCGCCGGCTTCCCGGGCACCATCGCCTCGTTCTGGCAGCAGGCCGGACGTGCCGGGCGTCGCGGGCAGGGCGCGCTCGTGATGCTGGTGGCACGGGACGACCCGCTGGACACCTACCTGGTCCACCACCCCGAGGCGCTTCTGGGCCGCCCGGTCGAAGCAACCGTCACCGATCCCCGCAACCCGGTTCTCCTGGCCGGGCAGCTGCGGTGTGCTGTGAGCGAGCGGCCGATGTCTCACGAGGAGGCCCGGGCGTGGGGCGCCACCGAAGTGCTGGAACGGCTCGCCGACGACGGGCTGGTGCGGCGTCGGCCGGCCGGCTGGTACCCGGCCGCCGACGACCACAACCCGCACACCGAGGTCGACATCCGCGGCACGGGCGGGGCCGAGGTGGTGATCGTCGACGCCGCCGACGGACGCATGCTTGGCACGATCGACTCCGTCCGTGCCCGCTCCCAGGTCCATCCGGGGGCGCTTTACCTGCACCAGGGCGAGTCGTTTGTTGTGGACGAGTTGAACCTGGAGGATGGCCTCGCGCTGTGTCACCCGGAGGTGCCGGAGTGGACAACCAGTGCGCGCGAGCAGGTGTCGATCGACCTGGTGGACACCCTGGAGTCGGTGCCCGCCGGCCCGGTCACACTCTCGCTGGCCGACGTGGAGGTGACCACCCGCGTCACCGGCTACCAACGACGGCTGCGCGGCGGCGAGATCCTGGACGTGACCCCACTGGATCTGCCCGAGACGACGCTGGCCACGCGGGCCGTGATCTACACGCTCGCCCCACAGCTGCTGCGGGTCGCCGGGCTGGAGGAGGCGGATTGGCCGGGCGCGTTGCACGCGGCCGAGCATGCCGCGATCGGGTTGCTGCCACTGGTGGCGACGTGCGACCGCTGGGATATCGGTGGGGTGTCGACCGCCCTGCACCCGGACACCGGACTACCCACGGTGTTCGTCTACGACGGCTACGCCGGTGGTGCGGGATTCGCCGAGCGCGGATTCCGGCGCGCCACCTCGTGGCTGGGCGCGACACTGGCCGCGATCCGCTCCTGCGAGTGCGAGTCCGGCTGTCCCTCCTGCATCCAGTCACCCAAATGCGGCAACGGCAACGACCCCCTGTCCAAGCCGGGCGCGATCGCGCTGCTCACCGAGGTGGTGGGACAACTCCGGGCGGTCTGATCTCCTCCCAGTCCTCGTCGGCCCCGCCTGGGCAATTGCGGTGCACGGATCCGTCCGTGTCCTGGCGCCCGATGGGTTACCTTCGCTCTATGCGCACCATGGAGGCCCTGCGGTTCGCCCTCGCCAGCTCGGCGCTCGTCGCCTGCGGGGCGCTCACCGCCTGCGGGGCGGAGCCCGCGACCGACGACGCGGTCCCCGACCCCTCCGCCGACACGGCCACGTCCACGTCCACCCCCGGTGACGAGCGGGGCCGGTACGAGGCGTGGGCGGCAGCGTACGAGCCGTACTCAAACGGAGCCGACGAGCAGGCATACGCGCACCACAGGGATATCTGCGAGACACTTCGAAACGGCGAAACCAAGGGAAACGCCCGGTTCCCTGCGTTGTCGTCGGCCCAGTTCGTCCACGACGTGTGGGGGGTCGGCAATGCGGAGTGGCCCGAGGGGGACCTCCGCCCGGAGGTGATGGAGACGGTCATCGTCCCCACCTTGTGCCCCGACCAGCAGCAGGTCCTCGACGATGCCCGCGCCGGAAGGTTCGAGAAGGCACTGGCCACCGAGTTCGGCACCGGGAGGTTCCTGGTCGGCGAGGAGATACGAGCGGGCACCTACACGATCCGGGAACCGGTGTCGGACTGTTCCTGGGAACGCGCTGATTCCCGGGGAAATATCCTGGACAGTGCCACGGTCTCGGCGGCCCCGTCACTGACGGTCACGATTCTGGAATCAGATGCCGTGTTCACATCGATGTTCTGCGGCAACTGGATCCTGGCGGAGTAACGACGCCGGGCCTGCGCTCCCGGGACGGGTCGGCCTCACGCCGGCCCGGCCCGGGCGACCGCCACGGCCGACCGCGAACGGACCACCCCGAGGTCGACCTGTACCTCGGCCCGCACCACGACGTCGACGCCGTCGATGACGCACGCCCCGAGACGTGCCCGGTTCTCTCCGGCGACCCGGTCCGCGACCGTGCACGCGGGCTCGCCCGCCCGCAGCGCGTGCGCCCCGGCCAGCGCGGCGAGGTCGGCTGCCGCCCGGGCGGTGTGCGCGGCCGCCGACGCCCGGCCCACCATAAGTACCGCCACTGTCAGGGCCAGGACTGCGGCCACGGCGAAGGCGGTCATGACGGTCATGGCGCCCCTGTCGTCGCCGACGACCCGCAGCCACCGGCTGCGGCCTGTCATCCGACCACCCCCGGTTCTGATCGCGCGACGGCCCGGCCGCGGAGCTCGACGCCGGGGAGCCCGCGCGCCGGCGCCACGACTACGGCGGTGACGTACGGTCCGCCGACGTCCACGGATACCTCGGCGTCGGATGCCACGGCCCGGCCAGCCGATACCCCGTCGGCCGGCCCGGACATGGCCGCCACCCGCGCCGCCTCCCGTGCCGCATCGACAACCCGTATCTGAGCAAGCGCCGCGGCGGCCCCGGCGGCGGCGACGCTGATCACCACGACGAGTGAGGCGATGCCCAGGGCGGCCTCCACCGTCACCGACCCGTCGTCGCGGGCCGTCGCCGCGCGGTGCCACCGCAGCATCATCACACCGAGGTGTTGAGCGCCTGCTCGATGATCCCGCCGAGCGCGTCGGGTATCGAATCGCCGCTGACCACGGTGTAGAGGACCGCGCCGAATGCCGCCGCGGCGATAGTGCCCACGGCGTACTCGACCGTCGACATGCCGGCATCCCGCTTGCTCACGGAACTGAACCGCCGGGACAGCGTTGCACGGGCCCTGATGGCCGCCATCCCGGGGGCGGCGATGATCCGGGCGGCCGTCGTGCTGGTGAGGTGCGTGTTCATCTGCGTTCTCCTTCTTCAGTGACCGGGTCGGCGTCTCCGCCCCGGAATCGGTGTGGCCGGCGGGTCCGCTCACGGCAGGACTCCCGGCAGCATCCCGTCGGCTAGTCCCACCACGACGGGGAGAACTCCCAGGCACACAAACGCCGGGAGGAAGCACAGGCCAAGAGGACCTGCGACCAGGACGGCAGCCCGCTCGGCGCGGGCCATGGCTGTGGCGTCGGCCTCGGAGCGCAGCCGGCCGGCCGCGTGCTCGAGGGCCGCTCGCACGGATCCGCCGCCGTCGGTCGCGCGAGCCAACTCCGAGGCGATCGGGGCCAGCCGGGCGGCGCCCGTGACCTCACGCCAGGCCTCGGCGGGAGTGGCGCCGAGACGCATCCGTGCTGCAGCCGCCCGCAATGGGCGTGCCGAGGCAGGGTCGGTGTGCTCGACCGCGTCGGAGACCGCCGACAGTGCGTCGGGTGCGGGGAGTCCTGCCAGCAGCGCAGCCCCCAGCAGATCCACCAGTTGGGCCAGGGCTCCGGTGTCGGCGGGGGCGGTGCGTGGACGGACAATCCGGCCGAGGACACCGGCCACCGACAGCGGCAGGAACCGGGCGCCGGATCGGGCACGGCCGCGGACCCGGGGTGGCGGTGCGCCGGCCCCAGTCCGGAGCTCGTCCACCCTGTCGGCGGCACGTGCACGCCACGGCGCCACGCACAGCGCGGCCGCGAGCATCAGGACGGCAGCGGTCATCGGGCGGCACCGCCCGCGATCCGGTCAGTCCACAGCAGCCCGGCGGCCAGCAGGACCGCCCCGGCCAGGCACAACACGCCGCCGAGCGCGCCGTCCAGGAGGACTCCCAGGGGGTCGGCGCCGAATCCGGACCCCAGGAGCACGCCCAGTCCGGGAAGGGCGGTGAGGATGACGGCGGTGGCGCGTGGCCCGGCCAGGGTGGCGTCCACCCGGATCGCGCGCTGCCGCCGGGAGGCCACGTCGGCCCGCAGTCCGTCGACGACGTCGGCCAGCACGACGCCGTGCCGGTTGGCCAGGAGCCAGGCGCCGGCCAGTTCACCGGCGACCCGGTCTTCGCCCGGACCTGCACCGCCCGCCGGACGCAGGGCTGCGGCGACGTCGCCCCCCAGGCGAGCATGGGAGCCGGCCGTGGTGAGTATCCCGGCCACCTGCGGGTCGTGTGCCCCCGCCGCGTCGGCGGCCTGCCCGAGGGCGCGCCCCGGACTGGCGCCGGCGCGCAGAGCCGACGAGGCATCGTCGAGAGCGCGCTCCCACGCTTCCAACCGCACGAGGCGCTTCCGGCGCTCGGTGGCCCGACGGTACAGGTCAGCAGCAGTTCCGCCGAGTACGGCGGCCGCGCACGCGTGGAATGGGCCCGCCCCCATGAGCCCGACGGTGCCCGCGATGAGGGGCCACAGCACTCCTGCCGGTACCTGCGCGAGCGCACTGCGCACGCCGGTGGGCCACGCGCCGACCCCCGGACGACCGCTGACGGTAGCGCGACCGCCGACGCCCGAGCCGCGGCCCGATATGCCGCCGTCGGCCCCGAGGGCACGAAGGCGTCCGACCGCGACCCCGCCCGGCCAGACCAGCAGCGCAGCTGCCAGGAGCAGCGCGACCGTCACGGAGCCCGCTCCTCGAGGAGTGCGACCAGAGCCGCACGACCTGGGGCTGTTCCCCCGTCCGCCCGCCAGGCCGGGTCCACGACGATCCCGTGCACCCCGCGCCGAACCACCCCGATCGAGTCGACCCCCCGTCGCCCGTCGGGTAACCGGCGCATCCCCACCACCACTCGCAACGACGCCGCGACCTGCGCCGACAGGGCCGCCCGGTCGAGGCCACCGAGCGCACCGAGCGCTTCCAGTCGGGCCGGCAGCTCGGTCGGCGAGTTGGCGTGGACGGTGCCGGCGCTGCCGTCGTGCCCGGTATTGAGAGCGGCCAGCAGGTCAGCGACCTCGCCGCCGCGCACCTCCCCCACCGCGATCCGGTCCGGGCGCATGCGCAGGGCCTGCCGGACCAGGTCGGCCATGGTCACCTCGCCGGCGCCCTCAACGTTGCCGTGCCGGACCACCAGGCGCACGACGTGCGGGTGGGCGGGCCGCAACTCCGGAGAGTCCTCGACGCACAGAAGCCTCTCGGTCGCTGGGACGAGCCCCAGCAGCGCCGCGAGCATGGTGGTTTTTCCCGAGCCGGTCCCGCCCACCACGAGATACCCCACCCGGGCATCGACCAGACCGCGCAGCAGCGGCTCAGCGGTGGCGGGAACCGTTCCCGCCTCAACGAGCCGGTCGAACGTCGCCTGCGCCGGCCTCGACACCCGCAGGGACAGGCAGGTCCCGTCCACGGCCACCGGCGGCAGCACCGCGTGCAGCCGCCACGCCATCCCGTCTCGTGAGCGCACCACTCCGTCGGCCCAGGGGCGCGCGTCGTCGAGCCGCTGGCCGGCCCGCCCGGCCAGTCGCACCGCGAGGGTCCGCAGCTCGGCCTCGGTCGGCACCACGACGTCCGTCTCCTCCAGTCCCCGCCCGCGGTCCACCAGCGCCGGGCCGGGTCCGTCGACCACTACGTCGGTTACCCCCGGGCTCGCCAACAATGCCTCAAGCGGTCCGGCACCGGCGAGGTGCTCGCGGACCAATCGGGCGGTCTGCAGCAGATCGAGGTGCCCGTGCAGCACCCCGGACTCGGCCCTCACGGCGCGAACCACCTCGTCCGGCTCGGGCTCCACTCCCAGTCCCGCGAGCCGCGCGCGGACCCTGTCCACGAGGTCGGCGGAAGGCGCGACCACGCCCGGATCGTCACCGTTCACCGAGAGTCACCTGCTCCAGTAACGAGTCGGCGACCGCGGCGAGTCTCCGCACCCGGCCCGCCCGGCCGCGGCGCAGAGAGTCGCCCAGTCCGCCTGCGCCGGCCGCGCGGCGCACCGCGCCGATCTCGGGCAGGACATACCAGTGCGCCGCCCCGGCCGAATCGGCGATGTCGGCCGCGTGCAGGGGGTCGCCGCGTCCGGCCCGGACCACCAGAACTGCGCCGGGTACGTCGCTCACCGCACGGCCAGCGGCGACCGCGCCCTGGATATCGGCCCTGGTGGCGACGACGACGAGATCGGCGCCGGCGAGCGCTGGCCCGGCGTCGGCCAGACCGCCGAGATCGCTCACCACAAGCCCCCCGGCCGCCCGGTGGGCCTGCACCGCGCCCGGAGCACCATCGGGGACGCGGGCCGGGTCGGCGTCGGCAGGTCGACTCCTGGACCTGGCCAGCACGCCGAGCCCTGGCTGCGCCTCCGGCACCGCGCCCCACAGGGCTTCCGGATCGGGCCCGCCCAGATCTGCGCGCACGTCCTCGATTCGCAGCCCGGGCCTGCCCTCGGCACCCAGCAGGAGGTCGAGGCCGGTGCCGTGCGGGTCCGCTTCCACCAGCAGGGTCCGGAGTGACGGAGCGGCCCGCACCGCCAGTGCCGCCGCCAGCGTGCTGGCCCCGCAGCCGCCCACCGCGCCCGTGACCACGATGAACGGCCCTGACCTGGTCTGCAGCGGCGCGAGCAGCGCCCCCACGAGATCGCCGGTGCCTGACGGCAGGCGGACCACCCCGTCGTCGTCGTCCGGTTCCCTGTCGGACCCGACCCGTACGACGCGTGACCCTCCGGCCCACGTCGCCGCGTCCGCACGATCGGTGACCACCACATCGGTGGGCGACCCACCCACTGTGCCCGGGTCCAGGGCCAGAGCGGCCACCACGGCGCGCACATCGGCGTCCAGGTCGGGGTCGGCGACGGCCACCGTGACGGACCGCGCTCTCGTAGTCGTGTTCACGGAGCCCAGCCTCGACCATCGATCCGGCCGTGACCGGCGTCGTGGGGGCCCACGGCCGACGGCCTGTGGAGGGGGAGCGGGCTGTGGAATTGCGCGGAAATGCAAGAGACCGCGGCAGGGGGGTGCCGCGGTCTCTCAAAGCGCCAGTTCTCGGGGGGCGGAACTGGGCACCTTTAGGGGGATGCCCATTACGGGCACGGTCAGTATTACCCATCTGCGTGGACATCACAAGATCCGTATCGTTGAGGTGTGTCCGCCACACGCCCCACGCGTTCCAGGATGTCGCATCGCCCTCGCCGGGTCGCCGCGTTCTTCGATCTCGACAAGACGATCATCGCGACCTCATCGGTCTTCGCGTTCAACAAATCCTTCCTCGGCGAGGGTCTACTGTCGCGGAGGTCGGTGATCGACCTGGCCTACACGCAGCTCGCCTTCAGCCTGTCGGACGCCGATGACGAACAAATGCAGAAGGTCCGCCAGGCCATGGCGACCGCCACCAAGGGGTGGGCGCCCGAGCAGGTAGAGCGGATCGTGACCGAGGCCCTTACCGAGACCGTCTCCCCTACCGTGTACTCCGAGGCCCAGGACCTGCTCGCCGAGCACCGCGCGCTGGGCCACGACCTGGTCATCGTGTCCGCCTCGGGCGAAGAACTGGTGGCGCCCATCGCCCGGATGCTCGGCGTGGACCATTACGCCGGCACCCGCATGAACCGGGACGCCGACGGGCGCTACGGCGGGGAGATCGAGTTCTACTGTCAGGGGCCCGGGAAAGCCGAGGCGATCCAGGGGTTCGCCGAGCGCTACGGCTACGACCTCGATGCGAGTTACGCCTATTCCGACTCCTCGACCGACCTGCCCATGCTCGAGACGGTGGGTCACCCCACGGTGATCAACCCCGACCGTGCGCTGCGGCGCGAGGCTCTCCAACGCGGGTGGCCGATCCTCACGTTCGAGAATCCCACACCTCTGCTGCCCACCTTAGAACGCGCGACGGGACCGATCGTCGGGGTCACCGCCATCGCCGTGGCGGTGGGCGCCGCCGCCGTATCGTTCGCCCGCGCCGCCCGGCACGCGACACGGTAGGGCTGGGGCGTCAGACGGAGGCGGTGACACGAGCCGCCAACACTTCATCATGGGCTCGGCTGATGGCATCGGGCGATAGCCGGACCACCCCACGACTCACCGCGTTCCTTGTGGGGTTCCACCATCGCCCCGCGGCGGTCTCAGGCGGCATGCTCAGGGCACGGTGTTGACGACGCTAGGACCGCGACGGAAGAGAAGTCTCGGCCCCCCGCCAGATTCACCGTCATCGACATTCGGAAACCCACGCGACGGATGACGCCCGAGAGGCAACACCAGCCGTGGGTCCGCGCCAGCCGTCACCGACGGTTGTCCCGGGCCGGCGACACGGCGGACCACAGGACGCTTGGTACCCGGATCTCTCGATGGACCGCAGTGAGTTGGCGGGTCGGCTTCGGCCGGCCCGCCGTTCGCTCGTCAGGGCGCCACCCCGGTTGCCCGGGCCGCATTGCGGTCGACCAGGCCCCGGCCGCGGCGGCACTCTGTCAGGCCCCGGCAGCGTCGGCGATCGAGACCGCCTCCCGCGCCCCCGCCTCCAACGCTCCACAACAGTGGAGAAGCCAGGCGGCCACGCCCTCCTCGGTTCCGGACATGTAACCCGCGACAGCGGCGCGGTGGCCCTCGGGGTCGCGGTAAAAGGTCACCTCGGGCACGCCCAGGCAGTGCGGATCGAGCCCGGTGGACACCGCGACCAGCCGGAATGCCGCACGGGCGACGATCCCGTCCGCGGACCCGAACGGGCGGAGCCCCGAGAGTTCACCGAGGACGACCGCGGCCAGCACGGGCGCAGGTGCGCGAGTGCCACCGGTGACGAGTTCGGCTAGGCCCTGGAGACGCTCGGCGACGCCCTGCTCGGAGCGTGGTCGGCCAAGGCCCTGCGGGTCCACCCCCGCCCCGGAGGCGGCGAGGAGATGAAGATGAGCGAGTTCTTGCAGGGGCGAGCGGGTCCACACCGCGACGGCGCGGTCGAGGGACTCACCTGTCAGTTCGCCGGCGACCCGCAGCGCGGCAGAGAGCACCTCATCCGGCTCGGTGTCGGTGTCCAAGCGCACGGAGGCGCCCTCAACCCCAGCGGACGCGCGCGCGCCGCGCAACACCGATTCGGCGGCGGTGGTGGGCCAACCTCGTCGGTTCGCGGGGTGCCGGTGAATCGAGGCCAGGGCGGCCCGGGCTGCGTCCGCAGCCTCGGCCACGCCGGGCAGAGTCAGAAGCGGGGCGAGCGGGTCGGGGGTCGCGGAGGTCACGGGTCGAGGTTACCCACCCGACCCGAATCGGCCGACACAGGTGATTTTCAGCTGACTCAACCGTTGTCGAGCTGGTGTAATCAGCTCAAGTCGTCGGGGCCCGCGCCCGGCTCAGTCCCTTCCCCTCGACCCCGGAGGACCCTGTGAACCTCAAGGAACAGCTCGACGCGTTGCTCGACTCGACCGCCTTCGACTCGACGGGGGCCAAAGTCGGCGCCGTTCGCCAGATCTATGTGGACGATGCGAGCGGCAAGGCCACATTCGCGACTGTCGCCACCGGGATCTTCTCCGCCGACGCGATCGTCCCGCTCCACGGCGCCCGGCTCCTCGACAACGAGCTCCACGTCGACCACACCCGCGCCGTCATCCGCGATTCCCCCCGCCCTGAGAACACTGACGACGCGCTCACTCCCGAGCAGGAAGTGAAGCTGCAGGAGTACTACGGGATCGAGACCCCGACGCGGCTCCGTGGGGCGGCCTCACGCGAGTCCGCGACGGAGGCGGGTAAGGCGGCGGCGAGCGACGGCAAGGCGAAGATGGGCAAGGCGATGGAGGGCAAGCCCGGCACCACTGACAAGCCCAAGGGCGCTGAAATGCCCGGCACGCCCGACAAGGCTCCATCGAGCGGTGGAAAGACGCAGACCGCACGCGAGACGACGAGCGACGCCGCGCAGAGCGATGCCAAGACACCAAGCGGGGCCAATACATCGAGCGGGGCCACAACCCCGAGCGGAGCTGAAACTGCCTCCACAGGCGCTGAGCAGAGCGGGTCCAAGACGTCGAGCGGCAGCACCAAGCCCCGGCCGAAGACCCCTCCGACCACGGCGGGGGCCCCGGCAAAGGGCGCGGCGCCACAGCGCGGCCACGAGTCGACGACGACGAACTCCACAAACTCTCCTTCGCCCGCCGACGTCCCGGCCCCCGCGAAGGCCGCCAGCCCCGACCCCGCCACGCCGGACCGTAAGCCGTCCGGGGACACAGCGGGGAAAAGCACGGGCCTCGGTCGCGGCTGATCGGGGGCGGGCGGGACCACCCTCGACACCCCCCCGACGGGTGAGTTGCCCAACACGGCACATCCCATGTGACTACGCTCACACGCACTGGTCCGGTCGCGTCTGCCGTGACGATTCCGGCCGTCCGTGCAACCTGATTCCGAGAGAGAGCCGTCGATGTCCGCTCCCGAAAACGTCCCGTCCTTTGCTCCTGATCCCGAGTTCGCGGCCCAGGCGAACGCGCACGCCGACCTCTACGACATCGCAGCGGACGATCGTCTCGCCTTCTGGGATGAGCAGGCCCGTCGACTGGACTGGGACACCGAGTGGTCTGAGGTCCTCGACTGGTCCGACGCCCCGGTCGCCAAGTGGTTCGTCGGCGGAAAACTCAACGTGGCCCACAACTGCGTCGACCGACACGTCGAGGCCGGCAACGGCGACCGGGTGGCCATCCACTGGATCGGTGAGCCCGAGGGCGACTCCCGCGACATCACCTACGCCGAACTCAAGGACGAGGTCAGTCGCACCGCCAACTACCTCACCTCCCTCGGGCTGGTCGCGGGCGACCGGGTGGCGATCTACATGCCGCTGCTGCCCGAGGTCTACATCGCGATGCTCGCCTGCGCCCGCCTCGGCTTGACCCACTCCGTCGTGTTCGCGGGCTTCTCCCCCGCCGCCCTGCGCTCACGCATCGACGATGCCGAAGCCAAGGTGGTCATCACCGCCGACGGACAGTTCC contains the following coding sequences:
- a CDS encoding PRC-barrel domain-containing protein, which gives rise to MNLKEQLDALLDSTAFDSTGAKVGAVRQIYVDDASGKATFATVATGIFSADAIVPLHGARLLDNELHVDHTRAVIRDSPRPENTDDALTPEQEVKLQEYYGIETPTRLRGAASRESATEAGKAAASDGKAKMGKAMEGKPGTTDKPKGAEMPGTPDKAPSSGGKTQTARETTSDAAQSDAKTPSGANTSSGATTPSGAETASTGAEQSGSKTSSGSTKPRPKTPPTTAGAPAKGAAPQRGHESTTTNSTNSPSPADVPAPAKAASPDPATPDRKPSGDTAGKSTGLGRG